The window aatttattgttttcttaagTATTGGGTATGATTGTTTAAGTTCATAGAAGTTTGTTCAAAGAAAAAACACAATTTAGAATGGAATCATCAATCACCCGTAATACCAAAGACACATGAAAATTGATTCATAGCAAGTTTATAAGAAAAACAACATGTATAGTAACATTGAAAATAGTTATCGTTAATGGTCATAGAAATTGAGACTCTATAGTTAGTTTATTTTCTATAGTGAAACACACAGTACGCAATTTTTTATAGTGACAATGTATAAGATCATTTAGGTaacattaataaataaataataggaAAATTAAATGTGACTCTATTCTAGAAAATTGtctaactaaaaaaatcacacatgaaatgaagttgtgacttctattttaatatataagattttcaaaaaagaaagactAAGGGTATGAATGTAGTGCAGAGTAAATGCAGTACAAATGCAGGAAAAATTAATATGCAGATTGATCTGCACTTTATTTCCAATCAACATTAAAAATGCAgaagaaattataatattaaaaaattaagaaaactgCATGCAGGAGAATTCATGTGATAAAAAACTGATCTGCAAGCAATTGGAATAAGTGGGCTGGTCGAACACAGGAGCCCAATGAAGTGttgtctttcattttttttttttttgacaactacTTTTTCTCCTTTAGTTATCAATATTTCATATTACTTTATTTCTTTCCTTCACAAATTAAAATTCATCTTTAAGtataagttttttgttttgttttttataaagaaTTTAAGATGAATTTTcttatacaaataattaaaatgacatactatatatataaaataatattattaaatttgacaaacacttatatatatatatatatatacatattaaaaataggGGTGAACACATATCGGATATCCGGATGATCCAATCTGTTTCGTCCGAATAATCAATTATATGTTCTGATTCAATCCGTATCCCCCTTAATATTCTATGTCCCTAATATCCggaaaattttagattttgacTGGATATCCGATTCGatccataaaaataaaaatatattaaaaaataaattaaaataaaaaataatataaatattataaaataatataaaataataatattttataacaaaaaaattatttacttttgaaaattctaataaataatttactaattcagtaaataaaatattgtaaaatttatataaaatataaaatttatataacttttatataattctttaaatatatgtatatatatgcatataacggaTCGGATAACCtttcttaatttaataaatttatgcaTGTTATTTATATTGCGTGTATTATTtgcatataattataaatttaaatatttttataattaattattattttaaaatgattattatACGCATTATAACACATGCATTATTTTAATCTTATGTTTAAttagttttatcattttttttatatctatgTTCATATAATTGaactaatattatttttaaatttatagatATGGCATCTAACCGTGGACAAAACGTAAAACTTAATACACGTCATACAGATTGGATCTGCATTTGTTCTGCATGATCTGTATTTGTTCTGCTTGATCTGCGTTTTCTGTTTGATCTGCGTTTTTATGATCTGCATGCCATTCGAAGCCTAAAAAAAGGGAAGAAAGAACAAGGTCCTAATTGTCATTTCCAGAAATACACACAGAACAGAACAGAGGAGAAACCGAACTCCTCAAACTCGAGAGAAACGAGGAAAGGTGTAAGTAAACATACGAGAAAGCGAGAGACAGACAATCGAATCTGGTGGAAGAATGGCGAATCTACCTCCATCTCTCTCCATGGGCACACCTTTCGGCGGTCCCAGCACGTCGGCCGCAGGAGCTCCGGCGAACAAAGATCGAAACTTGGCATCCGCGGAGCAGTTGGTTCTCGATCTCAGCAATCCTGAACTCAGAGAGAATGCTCTCCTCGAGCTTTCCAAGGTTCTCCTCCTAATCTATAACTGGCTGTCGTTTTTGGTTTTGGTCTGATCCAAGAAACAAGAGCTAGGGTTTCGATGATGTGCTTTTGACAATCTCAGTGTCTGAattagttgttgttgttctttttGTAGAAAAGAGAACTGTTTCAGGATTTGGCGCCTCTCTTGTGGAACTCTTTTGGTACCATTGCTGCCTTGTTGCAGGTAATCACTTCAATCTACAAActttatgatatttatttttttagaaactgACGAGTCTACGGATTGCAAAAAGGATTCTTTTCTATCCAAGTGTAAGATACCTAAGCAAAATGCTATTTCATTTGGTGTTAGTGTTGTATGATTTGACTAGTTTCTTCTGTTTGCTCGCAGGAGATAGTGTCTATCTACTCTGTTCTTGCTCCTCCTAATCTGACTCCTGCTCAGTCCAACCGTGTCTGTAACTCACTCGCCCTTCTTCAGGTTGTTCACATGGATATTTCTGGTTTACTCTTTAGCATGTTTGGTTTGATGTTCATGTCTTTTGCCTAACAGATTCCTGACACACTTATTTCTTGTTTTCATACCCTTCAGTGCGTAGCCTCTCATTCCGACACAAGGATGTTATTTCTCAAGGGTATTGTTCTTGTTCTGTTCATTGGGTTATACAAATAAGATTGTGTACCATTAAATGTTTTATCGTATCATCTTGTCTATTTAATGCTATCTGTGGTAGTTATCTGTTTATTGTATATCTCCTTTATGATTTCAGTTTATTTCAACTGATGGATTCGTTGTTATGCcttgttttgtttcttatgCACAGCTCACATCCCACTGTACCTTTACCCTTTCCTGAACACAACGAGTAAGTCAAGACCTTTCGAGTACTTGCGCCTTACTAGCTTAGGTGTCATTGGTGCTCTTGTTAAGGTAAACCATCCCGTCCCTTTACTGTAGCTTGTTTCCCCCTTCTATTTTGAGGTTCCCCAGCATACTTTTGCTGAAGGTGAAGGACTAATGTGTAAATAGTAGTAGCCTTTTAGCTAGTTAGTGTATGAAATAAGAAAGATCATTGACATCATTCTTTCACCAGGTTGATGATACAGAGGTCATTAGCTTCCTTCTATCAACCGAAATTATTCCTCTGTGCCTCCGCACCATGGAGATGGGgagcgagctgtcgaaaactgtAAGCCTTTTACAATGATATTGTGGATTAATGCCTTTTTTACGAATCAACTTGCTGTGATAATGTTAGGTTGCCACATTCATAGTTCAGAAGATCTTGTTGGATGATGTGGGGATGGATTACATCTGCACAACAGCGGAGCGGTTTTTCGCTGTTGGTCGAGTGTTGGGAAACATGGTTCAGTCACTTGTGGAGCAGCCTTCTCCACGCCTTTTGAAGCATATCATTCGTTGTTATCTCCGTTTATCAGACAACCCAAGGTTCGTTTAGCTCGAAACAAACTTCCTCGTTGATGTGTGTTGGCTGGCTGTTTCATGCTTGAGCTCTGTCTTTTATGTGTTACTTAGGGCTTGTGCTGCACTCGGAAGCTGTCTCCCTGACTCGCTGCGAGATGGAACCTTCAGCAATTGTCTTCGCGTAAGTCATTTTTCATACATTGACTCGGGGTTTTGAACTTGTTCGTCTAAAACATGGCAGCTTAGTTGAAACTTGGAGTTGTGCTTGTTTTCAGGAGGATCAAATCGCGAGGAGGTGGCTGCAACAGCTGGTTCACAATGTTGGAGTTGGTCGAGTCCCATCACATCAAGGTGGAGGATTTGAGCACATGCTTTGAGCTGAAACCATCTCAGGCCTATCCTTGTAttgcttttttgtttgtttctaatTTATTCACGTACTTTTGATGCCTTAACTTGGATGATGTGTTATAGGCTTTTGAAATTCTTcttgtaattatttaataagCTTTAGAACAGCAAACCTAGAGTGCATAGTGCTCGGATAATAAAAGGATTGCTTTGAATTCCCATGAAAATTAATTTCATCAATGCGTCGTGTAGTTGTTTAATAAGCTTCAGTGCATAATAATGATCGGGATATTAAAGGattggttacaaaatagtttCGGTTTGAATTTGAATCCCCATGAGACTTTATTCAGACAATGCTTCTTTGGTGGTTCTTGATGTCTTCACAATACTTGTCCGAGCTTCAAAGCTAGAACTTTTTAACGGGAATAACAGCTCCGTTCCTTGCACCAGACTCAAGCATTGCTTCAAGAACAGCAACGTCCCGAGCACCTTCCACGTATGATAGACGAGGCTCTTGCTCCTGCAGCAAATGCGTCAGGACACATTAGGATAGTTTAGATAACAGACCACCAAGGTTTTGAGTTCCTGCATTCCATTTCCAAGGGCTAAGATTCGAGGATTACCTTTGAAGCTCCTGAGATGTCATTGAAGAATGCTTTTAGCTCTTCAGTCACTCCACTGAACGGGTAAAAGATGGTCCTCGATGTCCCTCCTTCCCCGTAAACTGTGGCCTGAAAAGCTCAGAAGATCATAGTCATTTTAGTTTAGATTCGAGCAAAATATGGATATACTTCAGTTGATCATATGTTAAGAGTATACAAACCATGTAACCATGTCGGCCATCTTGAACTCCACGCTCAAGTTGAACAGTGCCCTTTAATCCTACGACTCTCCATAATATCTAAAACACAGAATTTTCTGTGAGAAAAAAACTATGGTTCTTAGGCTAAAGCGTTGTGGAAAGCAGAACATCTAAGTCTTACTACATGCCTTTGGAGACCTTGAAGAGACGACCATCACAAAGACTCCAGAGCACCCGTTCTCTAGCTGACTGCAGAGCAAAGAAACGTCCTGGATTAGAGTATTCATGTGAAATTAGTGTGCTAAGAAACATGGGATTGATGTATCTAAACTTACAAGTTTGATGTAATGTTGTCTGGTGCAGGTAAAGTCTTATCAACATGGGAGGTGGTGGCTGAGACTGATGTTACCTCACATCCAACAAGCTGTTCATCACAAACCAATACATCAAAATTTTGGCCCAAAAGCGGGATATTCGGAAAAGCgtatttattagttaatgaaGATGTACGGTACCATTCTTAACCCAGCAATGTAATGCACACCCATATCCAAGATGAAACCACCCTGCATATGAAGAGCGGACGGgtaaatattaacaaaataacACACAGCTTCGtcgggatatatatatatgtgtgattGATATAATTGTTGTAAAGCAAAATGATTCTGGCAGGATGATAGCATCTGGAGCCATAAAATTCGTAAGTTACAATTTAAGTAAGCAGCGTGTTAGGGAGATGCAACAGAGTCTGATAGAAAAAGATTGTGGCAAAAACAGAAAGCATTACGTACGTCCAAGTTTCGTCTCCAGGAGCTTGAGAAGTAAGGATTGGAACTGTTCATTGATCCCTCGATAATAAGTTGGACGTTCATCATATCCCCAATTTCTTCCACAAGTTTCTTCAACTGCCAAAAAAGTCAAATCATGAGATATAATGTTAGTTGCTCAACAGGAAGTGCCAGGAAGACACTAAGTAGCATTTACCTCAACAAAAGCTGGTTCAAAACGATAATTTTCAGCCACAGCCCAGATTGGACGGCATGGGGAATCagtagaaatatttttatagctGGTCATTGCAGTTTCAATCTCACCGATTGCTGCAACAAAAAAAACGTGGATCATGCTACACATCTCTCATGTAAAAAAGGATGGATGACAAGCTGGTTTAAACAAGAGCAGTGATCATCAACTTACAAGCAGCAGCTGGCTTCTCTGAAAACCGATCCAGGACAGCAACATACATatcaagaaagaagaagactCTTTAGTGTTTTTAAGTTGGGATACATTTCATGTAGCAATAACATTACTAGTTTAGTAACGGTAAAACAGAGCCAAAAACTCGACCATTATCCATGTTTGAGCAATCAAAGGCAGCCTTTTCGGATTAAAGAAGTGGACAAGTCACCTTGAAGGACGTGCTTTCCTACTTTGAGCATCTTCAGAGACATTTCAACCTAAAATGCATAATAAGATTTTGAGTTCACTCAGTAAGAACAAAAATACGCAATTGATTGGTAATGTTCCAACTATATGATTAAAGGATATACCTGGGTTTGGCCAGCAATGACAACAGCAACACCAAGAATGGAACTATCTTGAATGATCTCATTCAAACCTTCATCTCCCCATTTGCACTCCACTCCAGGAAAATGCTTCCGCGCTACCTCCACAGCTCCTTTCGCAGATTCCTTCAAACAAAAACCATAAGTCACCAAACCGATTCGATCAGGGGCGATGAGATGATAAGGAAGCAAGCCTAATGGTGTATTTTACATAAGCTACATATTCGTCGTTGATTCAAATCATCTCCCAGATCAAGCGCA is drawn from Brassica rapa cultivar Chiifu-401-42 chromosome A05, CAAS_Brap_v3.01, whole genome shotgun sequence and contains these coding sequences:
- the LOC103869276 gene encoding CCR4-NOT transcription complex subunit 9, whose protein sequence is MANLPPSLSMGTPFGGPSTSAAGAPANKDRNLASAEQLVLDLSNPELRENALLELSKKRELFQDLAPLLWNSFGTIAALLQEIVSIYSVLAPPNLTPAQSNRVCNSLALLQCVASHSDTRMLFLKAHIPLYLYPFLNTTSKSRPFEYLRLTSLGVIGALVKVDDTEVISFLLSTEIIPLCLRTMEMGSELSKTVATFIVQKILLDDVGMDYICTTAERFFAVGRVLGNMVQSLVEQPSPRLLKHIIRCYLRLSDNPRACAALGSCLPDSLRDGTFSNCLREDQIARRWLQQLVHNVGVGRVPSHQGGGFEHML
- the LOC103869275 gene encoding uncharacterized protein YMR315W, with amino-acid sequence MANASPPGIAILGAGIFVKTQYIPRLAEISDLVNLKAIWSRSEESAKGAVEVARKHFPGVECKWGDEGLNEIIQDSSILGVAVVIAGQTQVEMSLKMLKVGKHVLQEKPAAASIGEIETAMTSYKNISTDSPCRPIWAVAENYRFEPAFVELKKLVEEIGDMMNVQLIIEGSMNSSNPYFSSSWRRNLDGGFILDMGVHYIAGLRMLVGCEVTSVSATTSHVDKTLPAPDNITSNFQLENGCSGVFVMVVSSRSPKILWRVVGLKGTVQLERGVQDGRHGYMATVYGEGGTSRTIFYPFSGVTEELKAFFNDISGASKEQEPRLSYVEGARDVAVLEAMLESGARNGAVIPVKKF